One window of the Nitrospira defluvii genome contains the following:
- a CDS encoding LysM domain-containing protein, protein MSDPLQALLDRALKANSFPPTSRYYNVKTASLVTADGTMVVHLRRRFVPGSERFTVVQQHRVAGGERLDHLAATYMGDPEQYWRLCDANDAVRPDELTETLDRAIDIALPEGTTGVPGA, encoded by the coding sequence ATGAGCGATCCATTGCAGGCCTTATTAGACAGGGCGCTGAAAGCCAATTCCTTTCCGCCGACCAGTCGCTATTACAACGTGAAGACGGCGTCGCTCGTGACCGCCGACGGCACGATGGTGGTGCATCTGCGCCGCCGCTTCGTCCCGGGCAGCGAACGATTTACCGTGGTGCAACAGCATCGGGTGGCGGGCGGCGAACGGTTGGATCATCTGGCGGCGACCTACATGGGCGATCCGGAGCAGTATTGGCGGTTGTGTGATGCAAACGACGCGGTGCGGCCCGACGAGCTTACGGAGACCCTGGACCGCGCCATCGACATTGCGTTGCCGGAGGGAACCACAGGAGTCCCCGGTGCTTAA